A single window of Diachasmimorpha longicaudata isolate KC_UGA_2023 chromosome 12, iyDiaLong2, whole genome shotgun sequence DNA harbors:
- the Not1 gene encoding CCR4-NOT transcription complex subunit 1, with product MNLDSLSFTLSQISYLVVNLNKKNYRGSAEEITFLVRWKGLEANRHLLRCLFSYVDFSAGEPPSTSSKDYYQVQLLRQECNNLLGKPLLISNLTYAVDHPLHQQKTLTPSPKFFPHLRRVLNLTLVQNVVFALTLRHSSSSELRQLALEDLRKQLPELIKNYTNSENPSKQQEEGLHDSSPEVLHLILSQALDPKSSLNVAPDSLQKFLKNLRRDFPREVVPVVLAPLIYPDEGEIPQIHNNFVMAGSQMDNNSLVELIMELGYGFTASVDECRGALANLGIREMSPLVAARVLAHMARTCTGLDDAGGLQAFWGNTSSNTDSSKDKSSDSSRPTTWNIEVFIQTLKDIQSTLSWNEVIVKLDHVEFHIKDRQGLNLLITGLRLGLQHEGYPLDVFPVELFYRHWDNVEAQFSLIQQILKNPDIFCFADYAYHSVTVDVLKSAPEGDSKEAQTWRSLHVVELLLHMAERGLYGPVQELFKWPIQNCPDVLVLALLQISPPLTALRQELLGTLMPIFLGNHPNSAVILHHAWHVNNTKIKTIIMHSMAEWYFRGDHDQTRLSRILDVAQDLKALSTLLNAQTFSFVIDLACLASRREYLKLEKWLTDKIRDHGECFVAATVKFLQRRCPQVTGNTIKEDSSLPKASQLPHETITTILVCLQSCATNVSPECSEAIMTMVQNCSLMLQKGAMNRPPPPGVGVLRHPALDPFNTPKLTNPLFSSKPVDTIGNISSSLASMGIAPSSSSFNLPGALGPLVSAPGSPSRLMGPSPNQFPMLPISSQLHSGPVGTQGPAVLSGASTIGALARLVPPSAIEKNRLIESMSSLFPDMGQTVSKEIEDEANSYFQRIYNHPPHPTLSIDEVLDMLKKFQETGTKREREVFSCMLRNLFEEYRFFPQYPDKELHITAELFGGIIERGLVSTYMTLGLALRFVLDALRKPEGSKMYYFGVAALDRFKGRLKEYQTYCEHVRAIQHFNEFPDHLIEYIEYGLQGQEPPHRPQGAVLPKNLAAILAPPTTTYKAIAATTATTSVTQVKSTTTATTSLSARPSIANATNIDTLLVATDKEEKITTPPETLQDKTAFIFNNLSQLNLQQKCDEIKEIVTEEYWPWMAQYLVMKRASIELNFHALYSNFLDCLKAPEINKMVTRETFRNIKVLLRSDKGIANFSDRSLLKNLGHWLGMLTLGRNKPILQIDIDLKSLLVEAYHKGQQELLYVVPFVAKVLESCAKSRVFRPPNPWTMAIMNVLAELHQEPDLKLNLKFEIEVLCKNLSIDVAELKPAVYLKDPEKLRNLEYQLSQPNKKSEATSNQQAPQSTMEDLVGTTAPGNIIPQPPQPANTTPSLPIGPPEPRFNYMDISVTNISSIAQHITVNNQLSLFQAHPHLKQFIRPAIERAIQEWIHPVVDRSIKIALTTSEQIVRKDFALDSEEVRMRSAARHMVRNLTAGMTMITCRDQLLASISTNLKNAFLAAMVGSTPQQKEVAEQAANVVAADNMELACAFVQKTAIEKAMPEMDKRLLNEMELRKLARQEGRRYVDPLVKYQAERIPEQIRLKTGGVTPQQMAVYEEFARNIPGFLPLSERETQALFIPKPINEPTVQTSFPNNPGVAIATPQQVAVYAAVNNDEIGSMLEKLAGEVELLIGTMGPAAPPPQHAALHNLLESIILTRRSRDAGAAMSLLKKSVEGLLDGPTISSGVIDTEIILRYREVHLRILKCLQDQRAYGMQWTNKHSTRFLTECRDEFRYNFEAVDCLIRSHLVNFAQFDIALAQTMDAGSVMATAFAMQLVQMYLIDERQTTHVTESDLYNTIEILVRMTQHRAPPEGISLFRLTSLIEALRANQDLGILADRPPAGPTAHIHSGIHQVRTRDFDDPPGLMEKTEYLLREWVTMHHSPTHARDPTKAFGIFVHQMNIHGILKTDDLITRFFKLSTQMCVDLCYRALSETNAAPSVIRAKCFHTLDAFVRLVALLVKHSGDTTNTHTKINLLNKVLGIVAGVLLQDHELRGNEFQQLPYHRVFIMLFLELCAPEPVLEAVNFQVLTAYCHTLHILRPAKAPGFCYAWLELVSHRVFIGRMLAITPQQKGWGPYAQLLIDLFRYLAPYLRNAELAKPVTLLYKGTLRVLLVLLHDFPEFLCDYHYGFCDVIPPNCIQMRNLILSAFPRNMRLPDPFTPNLKVDMLQEIAHAPRVLTNFASMIQPLSFKKELDSYLKARAPVTFLSELRSNLQVSQEPGMRYNILLMNALVLYVGTQAIAFIRNKGHTPNMSTIAHSAHMDIFQNLAVDLDTEGRYLFLNAIANQLRYPNSHTHYFSCTLLYLFAEANTEAIQEQITRVLLERLIVNRPHPWGLLITFIELIKNRNYKFWDHEFVHCAPEIEKLFESVARSCMVQKQVQPTPEPEMPE from the exons ATGAACCTGGACTCGTTATCTTTTACTTTGTCACAAATAAGTTATTTGGTTGTTAATttgaataagaaaaattatcgtgGCAGTGCCGAGGAGATAACATTC TTGGTACGTTGGAAAGGTCTTGAGGCGAACAGACACTTGCTGCGCTGTTTGTTCTCTTACGTTGACTTTTCGGCGGGCGAACCTCCTAGCACAAGCTCCAAGGATTATTACCAAGTGCAACTTCTTAGACAAGAGTGCAACAATCTGCTGGGGAAACCACTGCTCATATCTAACCTCACTTACGCTGTTGATCATCCGCTGCATCAGCAGAAG ACCCTAACGCCATCGccaaaattttttccccacctGCGCCGAGTGTTGAACCTCACTCTGGTCCAGAACGTGGTTTTCGCCCTAACTCTCCGTCACTCGTCGTCCTCGGAGCTCCGCCAGCTGGCGCTCGAAGACCTCCGTAAGCAGTTGCCAGAGTTGATAAAAAACTACACAAACTCGGAGAACCCGAGCAAGCAGCAGGAGGAGGGTCTCCACGACTCGTCCCCTGAGGTCCTCCACCTGATTCTGTCTCAGGCGCTCGACCCAAAGAGTTCCCTAAACGTCGCTCCCGACTCCCTCcagaaattcttgaaaaaccTACGTCGTGATTTTCCCCGGGAGGTCGTCCCAGTGGTGCTTGCACCACTCATCTATCCAGACGAGGGGGAAATCCCCCAGATCCACAACAACTTCGTAATGGCGGGCAGCCAAATGGACAACAATTCACTTGTAGAATTGATAATGGAGTTGGGCTATGGATTCACGGCGAGTGTTGATGAGTGTCGAGGAGCTCTGGCCAACCTGGGAATACGGGAGATGTCCCCATTGGTGGCAGCAAGGGTGCTGGCTCACATGGCACGCACCTGCACCGGTCTCGATGATGCTGGAGGCCTTCAGGCTTTCTGGGGAAATACCTCGAGCAACACAGACTCCAGCAAAGACAAATCCTCCGACAGCAGCAGACCTACCACCTGGAATATCGAGGTCTTCATTCAAACCCTGAAGGACATACAGTCCACCCTTTCGTGGAATGAAGTGATTGTGAAACTGGATCACGTGGAGTTTCATATAAAAGATCGGCAGGGGTTGAATCTTCTGATCACAGGTCTTCGTCTTGGTCTCCAACATGAGGGCTATCCCCTGGATGTCTTCCCAGTGGAGCTGTTCTACAGACACTGGGACAATGTGGAGGCTCAATTCTCCTTGATTCAGCAGATCTTGAAGAATCCCGATATATTCTGCTTTGCTGATTATGCTTATCATTCTGTGACTGTTGACGTTCTGAAGTCAGCACCTGAGGGGGACAGCAAGGAGGCTCAGACCTGGAGATCCTTGCATGTCGTTGAGCTACTCCTGCATATGGCTGAGAGGGGACTCTACGGTCCTGTTCAGGAGCTATTCAAATGGCCCATTCAAAATTGTCCTGATGTCCTCGTTCTCGCTCTACTTCAGATAAGCCCTCCACTGACGGCTCTCAGGCAAGAGCTCCTAGGCACCCTGATGCCAATCTTCCTGGGTAATCACCCCAATTCAGCGGTGATTCTTCATCATGCCTGGCACGTCAACAACACCAAGATCAAGACTATAATCATGCACTCGATGGCTGAGTGGTACTTTAGGGGGGATCACGACCAGACGAGGTTATCCAGGATTCTGGATGTGGCTCAGGATTTGAAAGCCCTCTCGACCCTCCTGAATGCCCAAACATTTTCCTTCGTCATCGATCTGGCATGTCTGGCGTCACGAAGGGAATACCTGAAGCTTGAGAAATGGTTGACTGATAAAATTCGTGATCATGGCGAGTGTTTTGTGGCGGCCACTGTCAAGTTCTTGCAGAGAAGGTGCCCACAGGTAACAGGGAACACCATAAAGGAAGATTCGAGCCTTCCAAAGGCTAGTCAACTGCCCCATGAAACCATAACAACGATTTTAGTGTGCCTCCAAAGTTGCGCAACCAACGTCTCCCCCGAATGTTCAGAAGCCATAATGACAATGGTCCAGAACTGCAGTCTAATGCTGCAAAAAGGCGCTATGAACAGGCCTCCACCACCTGGAGTCGGAGTCCTTCGTCACCCAGCTCTGGATCCCTTCAATACTCCGAAGTTAACGAACCCTCTGTTCTCATCGAAGCCAGTGGATACAATTGGCAACATAAGCTCCAGTCTGGCATCGATGGGTATAGCCCCATCATCGTCGTCGTTCAATCTTCCTGGAGCCCTTGGGCCCCTGGTCTCAGCGCCAGGCTCTCCATCCAGACTGATGGGCCCCTCACCCAATCAATTCCCAATGCTTCCGATATCCTCTCAGTTGCACTCTGGCCCAGTGGGCACACAGGGCCCAGCTGTCCTCTCAGGGGCCTCCACTATCGGTGCCCTAGCTCGTCTGGTGCCCCCTTCTGCCATCGAGAAGAATAGACTTATCGAGTCTATGTCCAGTCTTTTCCCAGATATGGGGCAAACCGTGTCCAAGGAGATTGAGGACGAGGCCAATAGCTACTTCCAGAGGATTTACAATCATCCACCACATCCTACGTTGTCCATCGATGAAGTCCTTGATATGCTTAAGAAGTTCCAAGAGACTGGTACGAAGCGAGAGCGTGAGGTATTCAGCTGCATGTTGAGAAACCTCTTCGAGGAGTACAGATTCTTCCCTCAGTATCCCGACAAAGAGTTGCACATAACAGCTGAATTATTCGGTGGGATCATTGAACGAGGCTTGGTGAGCACCTACATGACCCTCGGTTTGGCCTTACGGTTCGTTTTGGATGCCCTGAGGAAACCCGAGGGCAGCAAAATGTACTACTTCGGCGTGGCTGCACTGGATCGATTCAAGGGGAGACTCAAGGAGTACCAGACCTACTGCGAGCACGTCCGGGCAATCCAGCACTTCAACGAGTTCCCAGATCATCTGATCGAGTACATCGAGTACGGCCTTCAGGGGCAGGAGCCACCCCACAGACCCCAGGGCGCAGTTCTTCCGAAAAACTTGGCTGCCATCCTGGCCCCACCCACAACTACCTACAAGGCAATTGCAGCCACAACCGCCACAACGAGCGTCACTCAGGTCAAGTCCACGACGACTGCTACAACTTCGCTGTCAGCAAGACCCTCCATCGCCAATGCCACGAATATTGATACTCTGCTGGTTGCCACTGACAAGGAGGAGAAGATAACGACACCTCCAGAGACACTACAAGACAAGACAGCCTTCATCTTCAATAATCTTAGTCAGTTGAATCTTCAGCAGAAGTGTGACGAGATAAAGGAAATCGTTACCGAGGAGTACTGGCCTTGGATGGCACAGTATCTTGTCATGAAACGAGCTAGTATAGAGCTGAATTTTCATGCACTGTACTCCAACTTTTTGGATTGCCTGAAAGCTCCAGAGATCAACAAGATGGTCACCAGGGAGACCTTCAGGAACATCAAAGTGTTGCTGAGGAGTGACAAGGGAATTGCTAATTTCTCGGACCGTTCGTTGCTGAAGAATCTGGGACATTGGCTGGGAATGCTGACCCTGGGACGAAACAAACCGATTTTGCAAATTGATATCGACCTTAAGAGCCTCCTCGTTGAGGCGTATCACAAGGGCCAGCAGGAGCTCCTCTATGTTGTTCCATTCGTCGCTAAAGTTCTCGAGAGCTGTGCCAAAAGTCGAGTCTTCAGACCCCCCAATCCCTGGACAATGGCGATAATGAATGTCCTAGCTGAACTCCACCAGGAGCCCGATCTCAAGCTTAACTTGAAATTCGAGATCGAAGTTTTGTGCAAGAATTTGAGTATAGACGTTGCTGAGCTCAAGCCAGCGGTGTACCTGAAGGATCCTGAGAAGCTGAGAAATCTGGAATACCAATTGTCCCAaccgaataaaaaatcagaagcTACGTCGAACCAGCAGGCACCCCAGTCGACCATGGAGGACCTGGTGGGGACAACAGCCCCAGGAAATATTATTCCACAGCCTCCACAGCCTGCCAACACCACTCCATCGTTGCCCATTGGCCCACCAGAGCCTCGCTTCAACTACATGGATATCAGTGTCACCAATATTTCCAGCATAGCTCAGCACATAACGGTCAACAATCAGCTATCCCTTTTCCAGGCTCATCCACATCTCAAGCAGTTTATTAGACCGGCTATTGAACGAGCCATTCAAGAATGGATTCATCCGGTGGTCGACCGCTCCATCAAGATAGCTCTCACCACAAGCGAACAAATTGTTCGGAAAGACTTTGCTCTCGACTCTGAAGAAGTCAGAATGCGCTCAGCAGCCAGGCACATGGTGAGAAACTTGACAGCTGGAATGACGATGATTACCTGTAGAGATCAGTTACTTGCATCCATCAGTACGAACCTGAAGAATGCTTTTTTGGCAGCAATGGTGGGTTCAACACCTCAGCAGAAGGAGGTAGCTGAGCAAGCAGCTAATGTCGTTGCAGCGGACAACATGGAACTGGCCTGTGCTTTCGTTCAGAAGACAGCTATCGAGAAGGCAATGCCAGAGATGGATAAGAGATTGCTGAACGAGATGGAGCTCAGGAAACTCGCTAGACAGGAAGGGAGGAGATACGTCGATCCTCTGGTCAAGTATCAAGCTGAGAGAATCCCGGAACAGATCAGACTGAAGACGGGGGGAGTCACTCCACAGCAGATGGCCGTCTACGAGGAGTTCGCCAGGAACATTCCAGGATTCCTGCCGCTCTCGGAAAGAGAAACTCAGGCCCTGTTTATACCCAAACCGATAAATGAACCGACAGTGCAGACTTCATTCCCGAATAATCCAGGAGTTGCTATTGCCACTCCTCAACAAGTGGCTGTCTACGCAGCTGTTAACAATGACGAGATTGGATCGATGCTGGAGAAACTCGCGGGTGAGGTGGAGCTGCTGATTGGTACCATGGGTCCAGCAGCACCACCACCTCAGCATGCAGCTCTACACAATCTTCTTGAGTCCATCATCCTCACGAGAAGGTCAAGGGACGCCGGGGCTGCAATGTCTCTACTGAAGAAGAGTGTTGAGGGACTTCTGGATGGCCCCACCATCTCCAGTGGTGTCATAGATACGGAGATCATCCTGAGGTATCGGGAGGTGCATCTTAGGATCCTCAAGTGCCTTCAGGATCAGAGGGCTTATGGGATGCAGTGGACAAACAAACATTCGACGAGGTTCTTGACCGAGTGCAGAGATGAATTCAGATACAATTTTGAAGCAGTCGACTGCCTAATACGATCCCACCTCGTCAACTTTGCCCAATTCGACATAGCCTTGGCCCAAACGATGGATGCAGGGAGTGTCATGGCGACGGCTTTTGCAATGCAGCTGGTACAGATGTACCTAATCGATGAGCGTCAGACAACCCACGTAACCGAGTCTGACCTGTACAATACGATCGAAATCCTAGTACGAATGACCCAGCACAGAGCACCACCAGAAGGTATCTCCCTCTTCAGATTAACGAGTCTCATCGAGGCCCTTCGAGCCAACCAGGATCTCGGGATCTTGGCGGATCGTCCGCCAGCTGGGCCAACAGCTCACATTCACTCCGGCATTCATCAAGTTCGAACCAGAGACTTCGATGATCCACCAGGTCTCATGGAGAAGACAGAGTATCTCCTGAGGGAGTGGGTTACGATGCATCATAGCCCAACTCATGCTCGTGATCCCACCAAGGCCTTCGGCATATTCGTCCACCAGATGAACATTCACGGGATCCTCAAGACCGACGATCTCATCACGAGATTCTTCAAGCTCAGCACTCAGATGTGTGTGGATCTGTGCTATCGAGCGCTTTCTGAGACTAATGCAGCGCCGTCAGTGATAAGAGCCAAATGTTTCCATACACTCGATGCCTTCGTTCGTCTCGTCGCTCTTCTTGTGAAGCACTCAGGGGATACCACCAACACACACACTAAGATCAATCTCCTTAACAAAGTCCTGGGCATCGTCGCTGGAGTTCTCCTTCAGGACCACGAGCTTCGAGGTAATGAGTTCCAGCAGCTGCCTTATCACAGAGTCTTTATCATGCTGTTCCTGGAGCTGTGCGCACCTGAGCCTGTCCTCGAGGCAGTGAATTTCCAGGTGTTGACAGCCTACTGTCACACTCTCCACATCCTGAGACCTGCCAAGGCACCGGGCTTCTGCTACGCTTGGCTGGAGTTGGTCTCCCACAGGGTCTTCATCGGACGTATGCTGGCGATAACACCCCAGCAGAAGGGTTGGGGCCCCTATGCCCAGTTGCTCATCGATCTGTTCAGATATCTCGCTCCCTACCTGAGGAACGCTGAGCTCGCTAAACCTGTGACTCTTCTCTATAAGGGTACATTGAGAGTTCTCCTGGTGCTGCTTCACGATTTTCCAGAGTTCCTCTGCGATTATCATTACGGATTCTGCGATGTCATTCCCCCGAACTGCATCCAGATGAGGAACCTCATACTCAGCGCTTTTCCCAGGAACATGAGACTGCCCGACCCATTCACACCCAATCTTAAGGTCGATATGCTGCAGGAGATTGCTCATGCACCCAGAGTGCTAACGAATTTTGCATCTATGATTCAGCCCCTGAGTTTCAAGAAGGAATTGGATTCTTATCTCAAGGCCAGGGCCCCTGTCACGTTCCTATCTGAGCTGAGGAGCAATCTCCAGGTGTCTCAGGAGCCTGGCATGAGATACAATATTCTGTTGATGAATGCTCTCGTCCTGTATGTGGGGACTCAGGCAATTGCCTTCATCAGGAACAAGGGACACACACCGAACATGTCCACCATTGCACATTCTGCGCATATGGATATTTTCCAGAATCTTGCTGTTGATTTGGATACCGAAGGGAGATATCTATTTTTAAATGCTATTGCCAATCAGCTCAGGTATCCTAATAGTCACACACATTACTTCAGTTGCACTCTCCTGTATTTGTTCGCTGAGGCCAATACTGAGGCTATCCAGGAGCAGATTACCAGGGTTCTGTTAGAGAGACTCATTGTGAATAGACCACATCCCTGGGGACTGCTTATTACTTTCATCGAACTCATCAAGAATAGGAACTACAAGTTCTGGGATCATGAGTTCGTTCATTGTGCACCAGAAATCGAAAA